A portion of the Croceicoccus marinus genome contains these proteins:
- a CDS encoding DMT family transporter → MQCPEHRPVDDALIPPRLSAILVMVLWASCYPLITIGLAFAPHLTFASLRAVTAGSALLLVALCLRKPFPKDRAEWGWIALAGFGMTGFGYFGMFHAAEFVAPGLATVVANTQPIFAAVLAYGLIGERLALRGWTGLLIGFLGVVIVAAPQVFAGNERSTGLGVMYVLLAALGVAAGNVAIKQLANRVDAAMAMGLQLLIGAIPLMIIALLTEHPRAVVWSPGFIVSLVGLALPGTALAFWLWQTTLRSMPLSKANVFSFLVPFLGITIGALFFAEPLTLMVMIGVVLAGIGVYLGTKAEPDRGPVRDQGSACRSK, encoded by the coding sequence GCCTCATGCTACCCGCTGATCACGATCGGGCTCGCTTTCGCCCCGCATCTGACCTTCGCAAGTCTTCGCGCCGTTACGGCAGGGTCGGCGCTGCTTCTGGTCGCGCTTTGCCTGCGCAAACCCTTCCCGAAAGACAGGGCGGAGTGGGGGTGGATCGCTCTTGCAGGATTTGGCATGACCGGATTCGGTTACTTCGGGATGTTCCATGCAGCCGAATTTGTCGCTCCCGGCCTGGCAACCGTCGTGGCCAATACCCAACCCATCTTCGCAGCGGTACTCGCCTACGGCCTGATCGGGGAACGCCTTGCGTTGCGCGGATGGACCGGCCTGCTGATCGGCTTTCTAGGCGTCGTTATCGTCGCCGCCCCCCAGGTCTTTGCCGGCAACGAGCGCTCAACCGGACTTGGCGTGATGTACGTGCTTCTGGCCGCGCTCGGTGTTGCCGCTGGCAATGTCGCAATCAAGCAACTTGCCAACCGGGTCGACGCGGCGATGGCGATGGGCCTTCAATTGCTTATCGGCGCCATTCCGCTGATGATAATCGCCCTGCTGACCGAACATCCACGTGCTGTCGTCTGGTCGCCGGGCTTCATAGTTTCCCTCGTAGGCCTTGCACTTCCAGGGACAGCACTCGCCTTCTGGCTGTGGCAAACGACTCTGCGCTCGATGCCTCTTTCAAAAGCGAACGTGTTCAGTTTTCTCGTGCCGTTTCTGGGCATTACGATCGGAGCCCTTTTCTTCGCCGAGCCGCTCACTCTCATGGTGATGATCGGCGTGGTCCTCGCCGGCATAGGCGTCTATCTCGGAACGAAAGCCGAGCCCGATAGAGGCCCGGTTCGTGATCAGGGTTCCGCATGCCGATCCAAGTGA
- a CDS encoding class I mannose-6-phosphate isomerase — protein sequence MTPVQLVPRAVAKVWGRRQPGFGFAQAASGDDPIGEIWFEEPNHRSGVLLVKYLFTSERLSVQVHPDDAGARALGHPRGKDECWMILKAEPGAQIGLGLKAVVAIDTLRLAALDGTIETMLDWREVSPGDVYYLPAGTIHAIGAGITLIEIQQNVDLTYRMYDYGRPRVLHLEAALRVARPGPWQAPTQPYVLADARRIVAEGHKFVVEQWSGARAGTLAPGTAAWIVPLSGHGRIGTAPVEPGQTWLADEQHSLDYNGELLVAYPGSKVTEGLWVSSR from the coding sequence ATGACCCCTGTCCAGCTCGTTCCCCGCGCGGTGGCCAAAGTCTGGGGTCGCCGTCAGCCTGGCTTCGGATTTGCGCAGGCAGCAAGCGGCGACGATCCGATCGGTGAAATCTGGTTCGAAGAACCCAACCACCGCTCAGGCGTCCTTCTTGTCAAATACCTGTTCACGAGCGAGCGGCTCTCTGTCCAGGTCCATCCAGACGATGCCGGAGCGCGAGCGCTCGGACATCCGAGGGGCAAAGACGAATGCTGGATGATCCTGAAGGCTGAGCCGGGTGCGCAGATCGGCTTGGGGCTGAAGGCAGTTGTCGCCATCGACACCCTGCGCCTCGCAGCGCTCGATGGAACTATAGAGACGATGCTTGATTGGCGCGAGGTGAGCCCGGGCGACGTCTACTATCTGCCCGCAGGAACCATCCACGCGATCGGTGCGGGAATTACCCTCATCGAGATCCAGCAAAATGTCGATCTCACCTACAGGATGTACGATTATGGCCGTCCGCGCGTCCTCCATTTGGAAGCAGCGCTGCGCGTGGCACGCCCTGGACCCTGGCAGGCTCCAACACAACCGTACGTTCTTGCCGATGCTCGCCGGATAGTCGCCGAAGGGCATAAATTCGTGGTCGAGCAATGGAGCGGAGCTCGCGCCGGTACACTCGCGCCCGGCACAGCGGCATGGATTGTACCGCTTTCAGGACACGGACGTATAGGTACTGCCCCTGTGGAGCCGGGCCAGACATGGCTGGCCGATGAGCAGCATTCCCTCGACTACAATGGCGAACTGCTCGTTGCCTATCCAGGCAGCAAGGTGACTGAGGGCCTCTGGGTGTCGTCACGTTGA